One Faecalispora anaeroviscerum genomic window carries:
- a CDS encoding YaiI/YqxD family protein, whose protein sequence is MTRVLIDADGCPVVDEAVALCGSFGVECLILCDTSHHFEKAGARTLVVSKGADSVDFALVNLLKPGDIVVTQDYGLAAMCMARGARILNQDGMEYTVQNIDALLLARHTAKKIRNAGGRLKGPRKRLPEQNRAFQEKLELLLRAQ, encoded by the coding sequence GTGACTCGAGTTCTGATCGACGCGGACGGCTGTCCGGTGGTGGATGAAGCGGTAGCTCTCTGCGGGTCTTTCGGCGTGGAGTGCCTGATTCTGTGCGATACGTCCCATCATTTTGAGAAAGCAGGAGCGCGCACGCTGGTAGTTTCGAAAGGCGCGGACAGTGTGGATTTTGCTCTGGTGAACCTGCTCAAACCCGGTGATATTGTCGTCACGCAGGATTACGGCCTTGCGGCGATGTGTATGGCGCGCGGCGCACGGATTCTGAATCAGGACGGCATGGAATACACAGTACAGAATATCGACGCGCTTTTGCTCGCGCGCCATACCGCAAAAAAAATCAGGAATGCCGGCGGTAGGCTGAAAGGGCCGCGAAAGCGTCTGCCGGAACAAAATCGTGCGTTTCAGGAAAAGCTGGAGCTTTTGCTGAGGGCGCAATGA
- a CDS encoding MmcQ/YjbR family DNA-binding protein, producing MDGELHPWLDEYLLAKLGVTRDYKEEWGWLRYQVGGRLFAARMNPGQEHAPMYAGKSLLNLKCDPMLAELLRREHAEIMPGFYSDKRCWNSVDLGGGLPQELLRQMCDDSYRLVFDKLTKKLQREIMGEKAK from the coding sequence ATGGACGGTGAACTGCATCCGTGGCTGGATGAATATTTGCTCGCAAAGCTCGGCGTTACAAGGGATTATAAAGAGGAATGGGGCTGGCTGCGTTACCAGGTAGGCGGACGGCTCTTCGCGGCCAGAATGAACCCGGGCCAGGAGCATGCTCCGATGTATGCGGGTAAAAGCCTGCTGAACCTGAAGTGTGACCCGATGCTTGCGGAGCTGCTGCGCCGGGAGCACGCCGAAATTATGCCCGGCTTTTATTCTGATAAGCGCTGCTGGAATTCGGTCGATCTGGGCGGCGGATTGCCGCAGGAGCTGCTGCGGCAGATGTGCGATGATTCCTACCGACTGGTATTCGATAAACTGACCAAAAAGCTGCAAAGAGAAATCATGGGGGAGAAAGCAAAGTGA
- a CDS encoding superoxide dismutase family protein — translation MLDFNTLQNTGRRTPDAHAVIKGSAAYPELCGTVRLHQMADGVLVSALIHGLPQGKGSCPVNVFGFHIHEGKACTGNDKDPFADSGGHFNPGNCPHPAHAGDMPPLFGNQGTAYLSFFTDRFTVSQVIGRTVIIHSHPDDFTTQPSGDSGTKIACGLIERTGQQPRRGCAAVRPVC, via the coding sequence GTGCTCGACTTTAATACTCTTCAAAATACCGGGAGAAGAACTCCGGATGCACATGCCGTCATCAAGGGAAGCGCCGCATACCCGGAGCTGTGCGGAACTGTTCGGCTGCATCAAATGGCCGACGGCGTTCTAGTTTCAGCCCTGATCCATGGGCTGCCTCAGGGGAAAGGTTCCTGCCCGGTAAATGTGTTTGGATTTCATATTCACGAGGGGAAAGCCTGTACCGGAAACGACAAAGACCCTTTCGCAGACTCCGGCGGGCACTTTAATCCGGGGAACTGCCCGCACCCGGCCCACGCCGGCGATATGCCGCCCCTGTTTGGGAACCAGGGTACCGCGTATTTATCCTTTTTTACAGACCGCTTCACTGTTTCACAGGTGATTGGGCGTACGGTCATTATTCATTCTCACCCAGACGATTTTACTACCCAGCCATCCGGTGATTCCGGGACAAAAATCGCTTGCGGGCTGATTGAACGAACCGGCCAACAGCCCCGGCGAGGA
- a CDS encoding MmcQ/YjbR family DNA-binding protein, whose amino-acid sequence MTKQEMVLYCLTYPGAYEDYPFDDKWTVLRHRENRKSFAFLYERGGHLCVNLKCEPMCADFLRSAFAGVLPAYHMNKMHWNTVLLDSEIPKPELQEMVRQSYELTKPKRRKKR is encoded by the coding sequence TTGACAAAGCAGGAAATGGTTTTATACTGCCTGACCTATCCCGGTGCTTACGAGGATTACCCGTTCGACGACAAATGGACGGTGCTGCGTCACAGAGAAAACCGAAAATCCTTCGCGTTTCTCTATGAGCGCGGAGGACATCTGTGCGTCAATCTCAAATGCGAGCCGATGTGCGCGGACTTTCTGCGTTCGGCCTTTGCCGGTGTTTTGCCGGCTTACCACATGAATAAAATGCATTGGAATACCGTGCTGCTGGACAGCGAAATACCAAAGCCGGAGCTGCAGGAAATGGTGCGCCAAAGCTATGAGCTAACAAAGCCCAAACGACGAAAGAAGAGGTAA